The sequence TTTGGCGGCAATataaaaatccaataatataaagGATAAAGATTCCTTTTAATCATATCAACAGCTTAAGAAGAacaatcttttttaattaatgataaGAGCGTCCATTAATAAATTGATTACAAAGATATTGGCAAGGCAAATCCACCCAAGTGGATACATACAAGCTACATAGCTGATTTAGTATTTTGAATGTGAAAGTGATCTGTAACTGTTGTTTTAGTGTCACCAACTTGTGTATATTGACCTTGAGTAGTACGAAAAGAAAACTTATacatattattgttttaaattgtttaaattgggTGTTTTGAATGCCAAATTTCAATCaacaacagacaaaaaaaaactgataattttgacattcaaatcgtcggaaagcaaaaaaaagggtGCCTTGAATGCCAAATTTCAGtcaataacaaacaaacaacagaTAATTTTTACACTGAAATcgccaaaaaaagcaaaacaaaacaaacaaaaaaactaggCAGCCATTCTAATAGCTCCTGgtgacgctcaagcatgcatgtcCTGCAGCTTATACATGACGCTAATATTTAATAGCCCCATGCTTGACTGCgctttgtatgtgttagtgcagtcgggtggcgtcgtgACACACGTATTTGTTGTCGGCTACACGTACGAtgcttgatgaaaatcaaaaatttttgatattttcgtttGACGCTTACTTTTTTGATCGTGTCGGAGTCTGATGGACAAAACAGCAGGGTTGTATTTAGCATTGacgttagtatttagtgtgcggttgcccaatagtatattactcgtaaacacctacatatactaaaaataagcacaatccgtatgaaatatgtacataaataagcaaacaacttaaaaatttatatgtaaatgaaattatttaaaactgatatacataagtaatttaataataataaagttatgaacccgaaaaacataagttataattaaaaacatgacttattgcgattttttatataacacagaaagtgggtaacgaaaaaattctcaaacaactaacagaataagttaaagcagattacctttaatttttgtaaaatatcccaAACTCAAATTTAATTCCCTTACTTACGCTTTTCAGCCATAGAATaattacgtatatacaaatgtacataaataaaaattcatcatcCGAAGacgacatacatatttacttctaAATACAACTGTGGATTGATCCCTTTTTGTTTTGAACGTTACCGGGCAAAcgacaagcacccgacacgcacacatataaagccTTTGACAAGCAATGCTGGACCGTCACCAGAggctataaaatttttgattttcatcatgcatccgacacccgacacgcacacatataaggaGCTATAGAATTTTTCgtcgtaggtatggcttacatcaaaatgatatgctttgtttgtatgtattggtatgttaacattcgtatgtttacatttgcgatTGTACGTTGTCGTGATGCTTGGaccaaatgcaacaacaaatacatgtagggttttacttatatgtggttgctgtcacctataataaattcgccttgcagGAGCTATAATAACTTCTCCTTAAGTGAATTCGCTTTGGATTTGacgttttttgatttatttttacagaGATGATAAAACGAGTTATCGATGATTTTGAATAACCAGTAGGTATCGTCTTTAAAAAATACTGTTTCCATGATTAATGAATTACTTAAGTTTTGTGCAGTAAAAACTTCGCAACAATATTATGGTACTCACATTCATACATGAATATAGATTATATCTAttttaacattatttaaaatttctttttttctatttatttttaataaacagcAATCAGGGTGGCTTACACTTTACACTTTCTCTCGTACACTCCTATACAACTCAGCCGAATACAGTCGATGGCATTTTCATAGTTATATCGCGCTTCATATGCTTTCATTGTGGCCAAGCTGAATGATTTGAGACATATTTGAGGTGTGGGCAGACAGTTTTGTTGctgtttaatattatttatcaaGTGATTTGGAACgcatatttttcaaactacACATAGCTAACAAGAGATAAAACGAAAAGATATGTTAATTTAGAAAGAGGCTGTGAAAACAGTGCAGTgaagtgaaatgaaaacgaTTGTGTGCCGCAGTGAAGTACCATTGGTGATAGAAATTTGCAGAAAGGTAAGCACAACAGAAATGGCTAGCGTCGTGAAAGTGGTCCAGTGGAGTGCAAAATTATGCACAAGTTAGGAGTTGGAAGGCTATAAATACACTTCGTAATTATCTTTGTTATTGAGTTGGAAGATATTAAAAATCGATGCGTATGGAATACGCTTCAATGAAGAAATTAAGTTGTAGCTGGTAAGCTTATGAGAGGAGTACATACAATTGCTATGAACGCCTCATAATTAGTTCACCGTCCGCGAAACCTCATTCATAAAGCGAAAACTCTACCTACCGGTCTGCAGAAGGCATTCGGTGAAAAAGGGATACTGTAACTGCGCATGATTAGATTTTGCTGCCACTAACATTTTACCTATTCCATATACATAGTAGATATTGCTACTGACAGCAACTGTAAAATAATTTGGTGTATCATAATCTTTTGAAGACAAAAATCAGTGTGCACACCACTGCTCCAGTTGAGTTACTTTTCAATGGATTAAGAGTAATTGGCTGTTGGCCCGAATCATTCTGAcagatatgttttatttttgcggGTTTCTGGGTCAGGAATTTGTGTTGTGTATTTGAAGTTAAAGAAAATCGTAATAACATACAAAGACagtaaaataaaagtagaaataGGAATTAAGTGAAGTCAATGCAGTAAGTTGTAAAggtaaaacaaacgaaaaaacccATAGAAGCACGGTGTGGTTTCTGTATAAATTACAACTTTTGTGctagaaatatttaatataaggtaactattaatttttaaagctattgcTTTGAGTGTGGCTAtaaatacctatgtacatacatgcatgcatatgtataaagATTGATATGTATGTGTTCatccaaaaaaccaaattcaaacaggattataaaattttatcattCAAAACGAATTACTCTTAACTAATTTAGCCGATGACGCTTacttatttgttttgcataaacACCTGACAAGTTAAGGTCGCAGTGATCCagcaatatactcgtataagtgcacaaaaacaataaactgtACATGTGTACtggaatttttatattaaataacttttagtaAATCATGTGTAGATAATTAGATAAAAAGAAGGGCTTAGACTTATTACGAGTTTGTCGCCAATTACGttgtataaaattatatatcaaGAAAAAAGAATAATCCACTAGTGATTAGGCAGTCTCAAGCATCGAAGCGCCGCATAGCATCGCTGCGTTGCGCATCGCAACAGCCTCACAGAGAGATCTCTGTTTGTAAACAGTTTAGCTTGCCGCTGTCGCCGTAATTAGAGGAAATGATGTCACCAAGCTATTTAGACTTCTCGCCCATGCTAAACACTCCCCTCGTCACTATTTTGTCGTGCTTCTGCCATTTTTCGGGTGatcaatattttgaattttttttggtgtttttgtgttatattttgtacgtatgtatttttttcgtattaCTTTTCGTGTGATGAATATTTTTGAACACACGGCACAACAGCACAACATGAAGTTTTGAAATCAGCAGACGCCTACATGCCGACTCGCGAAGAtgtgcatacataagtatgctATGGCATAGTGGAATGCATGTTCTACccataaaatattagatatgaGGTAAACTTTTACGCCATGCGTCGGCGGTTTTACCTTCatggtcaacaaaaaaaaaaaaaaaacaaattcttagaaaaaagttttatatgttatattatataattataataaaataataaatttttattattcttttatatTACCAATTGCATAGTTTAAATGTATTTCAACTAATAGAAATATATAGTAAGCATGTAAATGCATATTGTCATATAGTTACATAGTTACATTTAAGGTTAGTCTAAGGTAATGTTAATAACAAAAGAAACAATAactgttaaatattaaaaataaagagaataaCTGTAATAAGTAAATAGAAAGTAAGAGCATAGTTATAAGTTATTAATGTAACTGGATTGAAATAAAGTTTAGTTCTTGAAGTGACATTGAAGAGGTTTGTCTTGAATACTTAACTATATGCATacttagaaataaatattagtgCGCTTTGTATTGAAATATGAAACTGGCTTGTGCGTCTCTTACACAAGTTTAATATTGATAGCAGTTGCCTACCGGTGTACACATTCTGTTTGAAcatgatttatatttttccattagCAACTACCTTGACCACAATGCTTTTTCTATGGACAATATTTCTTATTGTCTACTTTCTAATGCAATTTACCCGTTTATAAATGCCATAAATCAATACTTTTCCATAGAGACATCGGCGCATTTGAATATCAGTGGGTGGATGTTAAAGCATTCGAACAGTTTTAGGGCTGCAGCTATGAGCGAACTAAGATAGGACAATGAGTACgttgtgtgtttatttattgtataagcTATTTAtggttattttttatatctaagACTATATGCATATCATCAGTAAACTTTCTAAATCATTtctctttcatttttttccaattctaGAGTTTGCGCACCACAGAAAAGATCGTAAAAGCAATCCAGCCATTCAGTATAGAGTAATATTTCTTCATACAAGTCTTAATATTTTTGTGCACTTCCCAAAATGGAACTAGAGTCAAGCATTGCTATTCTACAGGATTTGCGTTTGCATACATTCGACTCGATACGTTTTGCATCTTACCGCACGGCCTCCAAATTGCGTTACATACAAAAGTCGACAAATTTACACTTGGTCGATATTTGGAATGTAATCGAAGCATTCCGTGAGAACGGTTTGAACACATTAGAACCGCAAAGTGAAGTGAGTGTTGCACGACTAGAGACGCTCGTCTCATCACTCTATCATAACCTCAATAAACGTCTTCCCACGGCTCAGCAAGTGCCCGTCGATTCGAAGGCTGGACTCTTACTCAATTGGCTATTAGCGGCGTATACAAGGTGAGTAAGAAAGGGTGGTTTTAATAGCAATTGACAacttctttgattttttatttttgcagtgACAATTCTGGCAAAATTCGTGTATTCTCAATCAAGGTGGCCTTGGCAACTATGTGCTCTGGCAAACTGGTGGATAAATTGAGATGTGAGTTTATCGTTTTAGTTCATAAAAGAAAGTGgccaaaaataaaaggaaatcatgtttgcaatttaattttaattattttgataatataattttttttaattttatttaaggggCCCCGGTGGCCTGGAGTTCGAAAAATTAGGGTATTCtcaggaattttttgttttcaataaaaaaatgaaaaacgatatttgaattttttaaactttttatttaacttctcttacatacaaaaataaaaaaaatatatatttttaataatttaaaaaatggtgctgacttgaccctcccgaaaaattggacctggacggtgttgtccattttggctcttctatttatcggaaacactaaaaccaaaaaacttattaatcagtatgactgtagctatggcagggttttgaatttgacactctaaaaatcagttttttaattaaaaaaaaaacgaaataattgaaataatatctAATATGATTCTAACACGGGCgacagccattgatgttgtgaacaatatattaaaatttcagacggtccggttaaatagttttttttttcgtttcgagataaatgagtttaaagtttgaggtacatgAGCGCGCGTTCCGCTCTCTGCCtaattaatgggctgtagaagctataatattgggaatttccgcatgaaaaaatcacagtatattcttaagatgcaATACTTTCGAaacatcgaaaaaacaaaaaatcaattttttgaaatttctagatcaccgggtccccttaagttattttaattaaattttaaaataatgtgtttggtttcttttttctttgaaatcatTTTGGACTTGAAGTATTTTCTCAATATCCTCATTTAGTCAAGCCTTTTATTAATATTCTCTCCTCTAGATATCTTTTCGCAAATATCTGACGGCGCCGGTCAGTTGGTGCCTTGGAAATTAGGCGAATTTTTGCGCGAAGTGCTGGCATTGCCTGCAGCTGTTTATGAATCTCCAACATTCCACTATAAAGACGGGCTGGAGGAGGAAATATTTCCAGCTGAAAACAAGGTCACAGTGAACGATTTCATGGCAACACTTATGTCTGAACCGGGCCCATCGTGCCTTGTTTGGTTGCCGCTGTTGCATCGTTTGGCCACTGTTGAGACAATTGTGCATCCGACAATCTGTTCGGTATGTCATAAGGAGAACTTTACGGGATTTCGTTATCGTTGTCAGCGGTGCCACGCCTACCAATTATGTCAAGAGTGTTTTTGGCACGGCAAGACATCACTGAACCATCAGAATGACCACGAAGTCAAAGAATATTCGAGTTATAAATCGCCCAGTAAGCAGATCGGCCATTCGTTGCGGAAGAGCTTCCGATGTGTGCCCGAGAAGACGACACAAGTGTTGCCACGATTCCCTGAGCATCCCGAAAAGACACTGAATCTCTCCCATATTGTACCGCCATCGCCCTTGCCGTCGCACAATGGTTTCACCGATCCGCCGTTACTGCATGGCGGCGGGCCAGGTGGTGCACATAGTGGTGGTCTGTTGTATGATCGCTCCAGTACGTTAGATTCACGTGCTACTGGACGCAGTCTCGACAGTGCCACCGGTGCTAGTATGTCACGCATGGCCACCGCTTCGGCAAACGATGAAGAACATCGCTTAATTGCACGCTATGCCGCACGTCTTGCCCAAGAGAATCGCGCCGTGAGTTGTGattatagtttttaaaaattaatcatctggtttttatgaaataaataagtaatatttttatttctcttcttGCCTATTTCAGCCAGTCAATGCTGgcaatgcagaaaatgcaagcCCCATTGGTTCGGATAATTCGCGTGCGCAACGCGAACTAATTGCTCAACTTGAAGCTAAAAATAAGGAGATTATGCGCGAAATAGCCAGACTGCGCCGTCAACAGGAAGTTGAGCAAATCACACCGGAGAATCCAGCGTTAATAAACGAGTTGCGTGCATTGCGTCAACGCAAAGGTGAGCTCGAGGGTCATTTGGGCGCCTTGCAGGATTCACGACGTCAACTAATGGAACAATTGGAAGGCTTGATGCGCATGCtaaaaaaccaacaaacaaCCTCACCACGTTCCACACCCAATTCCAGTCCACGTTCGGGCAAATCACCACCCATGCCGGGTGGCGGCGGCTTAGGAGGAGTGGGTGCAGTAGGTGGTGGTGCTAATTCTCTTAATGTTGCAGCAATGCACTCCCAACAGGGCCAACCATCGCCGCACTCTTTAATGGGTGGCGGTCGCCCAACGCAGCAGCAACTACTGCAGGCACAACAGACTGGGGCGCTTCAAGCGGCACAACAACAGTCCTTCAATACAAGTCAACTGGAACAATTGAATCAAATAAGCAATGAAGTGCGTTCCGCATTTACAGGCAATACGAGCTCAAGTAAGTGCGCAATGAAAACGTAAAGCGATTAGATATGATTTTTATGACATTACAACACATACCGAGTAAAAACCGCAAATATCCAAAAGTGTACATaagccaaacaaaaaattaatcccaGATGATATCTAATCTTTAAAGATGGGAAGTTTGGAAATTACATACGCTTTTGCGCGGTACTTTTGGATTATTCTAGTAATATTTAAGAGACAaatagaatttttataattaatgcGTATCGTTTAGtgagcgttgttgttgttttaacagcatagtgaGCGTTAGATATCCTTGGGTTAGTTATAAGGATAGATTCATGTAGATATCTTTTACGTGCTCTGAGTGAGTACTAAATTATTAATGCgtatttactcaaaaaatcTTTGGTTCAGtccggttaggttaggtttctgATTTGCCAGTCTGAAGTCGAATGCCAGCAAATTTACGGTCATACAAACTATAAGCTTGGTAATTAGAAGCATCGATGAAGAAGTTAGTGAACTGAACTAGTATTTTCAATACTTAGTTGATGCCACACTCCACCCCTCGTAATCATCCTCTGGGCGCTTTTTTTTTGATGACTATGAAGTTTTGATCATCGGAAAACCTAGATTATGTGAGAGTTATAGTAAGTAAGGAAGTCGATTTAACTGCATAttttgtattgcatttttttataagaaaacagggaaatcagttttttattcaaaaacccgtttttttacttgaataaaaaattaaaaaaaacgtataatttaaaaaaattatatcgaaTTCGAAAAATACATAAGTATGGATAGAATTTTTACTGGTACTTATTGAAAGGTTTTTACAAttcatttctttcttattttattttcattttctcttttatGAATATATAATTATAGTTCATCCTACTGCAAAAACAATAGAAATGCATTTTCAAGCGAGTCTCAGTTGCAACGATTGAGGCAAATTCACTACAAATTCAACATATTTTAAGTGCTTTAAGTTTTGGGAGTATTTCGGTGATTAAAGAGTTTTCtcgtattttttcaaataggcctatttaatattggaaaagtttTCAGTGAATTTTCGAAAGTGTtggtcgaaaaaaaaatattttctgtaaaagggatatttatttatttccgaaTAATAatactatatttatatacacatttatatgtacatataactgaTGCGTACACCGTCTGTTGGGTGACTAGCCGAGCCCCTactccgatttgtggtgtgcgtcttggtgttggaGAGACCTAAAGTTGTATGCCGTCTTCGAACGGTTGTTGGATTTTTGTGAGAAggttttccatggcagaaatacactccgaggtttgcGTTTGCATGCAGATGGATaacagcaattaaaaaaaatagagtttATTTAGTGTTTCATGTCCATATGTAGTTGGTTCTGAAACCCACAAACCGAATCGAATAATAGTgatacattttgaatttttctccattttttttacctcttcaaaaaatttcaaaaaatcaatgccCATGATCAATTTTGGAAACCTTTCAAGCTgacaaaaaaaacatcaaaacttattttttacctcttcaaaaaattaaaaaaaaaacaatgcccATGATAAATTCTGGGAACCTTTCtagctgcaaaaaaaaaagatcaaaaCCAACCTCCTTATCACTTTGTATAGGCTTTATTATCAATCAAACTGATTGAATGTGAAAAATGGGTACAAAAAATTAGAccgtttggtttttattttattttttggatttcGGCTCGGACAGCGAAATTAATAATCACATGTTTTAGTGACGCATATTTCCAAATATACTGCCAAGTaaccaatttaatatttttgttaataaataaggGTGattttgtacaaggtggcgcaatgaCCTTATcggaaaatgtataattttttcaaatggcgtcgtacattaatcatatttgacactagtGAACTAGCCAGCTGCAGATAACAAACAGACAAGCGATGCAGCACAtgaaagtcaaaataaaaatttctgaaacaTCACTGAAAATCATTTCGTaagaaagttattcaaaaacaaaatagggtgattaattttacgccaccttgtagttGATTTGAGGTCTTAACTcaataaaagcaaattaatcCTGTAACGCCCAAAAATATTTCcgagaatttatttttgaagtcaACTATTTTAGCTACGGTTTTTCTTTGCGTTTGGTGTTCTTAGCGTTGATAGCGCTCACGttgctaccaaaaaacaaaaccaattcGAACTAATTATGAATGAGAATTGCAAAGCTATTGTCAGTGAAGTGTGAGAAACCATCGGAAACGCAAGAACATTACTAAgtgcatttttgtgttttatttcttAGTAGTTTTTTTAACCCTTAACGGCCGAAAGACCTCGCTACGGGGACATAGTACTTATGTGATAAAAAACGAAAGGCCCCAATACGGGGACATGAAAAGAATTcagttttcatttcaattatttttaatggctgtagttttctttaacaaatagtGCAACTCTGTACTTCCCTGgtttgttaatcatataaaattataaatcaagtaaatatgtatattgaattcatatcaaaataaatcagtttaaatgtttagtttaacTTTTTATTCTTATAAACGTTTTAGAATTTCACCTAATTTTCCGTTGTCTTATGGgcgagtattacaaaaaaagctCTCGGCCGTTAAGGGTTAATAGTCTTAGAAAGTCCATAATTCTTCTATGGCTTCAAATAaactataaatattaataattcttTATCAGTcaggagaaaaaattataaattatattatacgcatttttaaaattatctcTCCTCACTTGTCGGCGGAGTTTCACTTCGCAGCAGTTCAGTGTTGTGAATTCGAATATTTAATTGTCTGTCTTGCTTTAATTGTCTGTCTTGCTATTAACATTTTTAGTAGTAGGCGTTTAACGCTTTGAATGTGCAAATTACTGTGCTTAGcaaatgtttaatatttaattgaattgcGTAAATTGTGTAGTATTTGATATTCACATTTGTGTTTTATCACCCCTTATCTACcacttatgtatgcatgcatatgtgtgtgtttgtgataATCATtcaactaaccaaccaaccgaCGGCGATTTGTAGCCTTCCTGCATAATCCAATTGCTGAGATAAATGATGCTGCTGATAATATAACATCCGCGCTTTCGAATTTGGTAAACGATTTGAATGCAGGTAAatgccacacacacatacacacactcacacgcaTCTCTCAATACTGGATTGTAACCCAGGCACATTTGTATGCGTGAAATGAAATCGAGTCACATCATTtgattgctgctgttgctgctgctgccgctttcTCATGTCGCTAATAAACACATTTATTCTGCCGAGTTGTTACCTTATCAACAATGTCATAACTAACACTCGTCAAATAtgtcatatgtacatacatacatacagtatataaataaataacatgcAATGCTTTCATTAAAATAGCGCTTCGCTACGATCCACACTAAGTATATATGTCAGTTCATTTCCCTTGCTAAAGTTTCTGTCCTTCTCGAAAAAATATACTTCTATGCACTTTATACTTGTGTGCTTTTGGTGTTAAATAGTTACACACTTTTTCAGGGCCAACACCGATTCCCTTGCAACCTCGCTTTATAATGCCGCTTGGTAAGTTGTATAGTTGTACGTAATTAATGAACTTTGGCAATGAGTTGGatgcaacgaaaaaaaaaaactaattaactaatcaaatttcaataattattaaAGTATAGTTAATATATGAACAGCGTGTGATTCGCATTTCGAGCGACGCACAGTGGGATAATTTTGGCCATAAAGGATGCATCACTTAccatacaaaagcaaaaaaaaaaacggtactCTTTTCCAAAgggaatttcaaaatgtcatatttTCAGACTTCTggcaaaatatttcgaataaatttgaaaatacattttgtcaaaaaagtaccgggaattgttcaataaaacgtaaaataattgtttaatcatcaaaatttattttgtcgccttcaaaataggctccattcgtaGCAATACTCATATGCCAACGATTGGTCCACTCATCAAAGCACCATTGCAgcgcgtttgaagagattttcttcagctccttcagcgaattctttttaatggcctctatcgactcaaagcggcgtctgCGAAGTGGCAAGTTTCGGGAAAAGGAAAacgtcacagggggctaaatccggtgaatacggtggtttttCGATGATATtagtcgagtttttggtcaaaaaagtgttcacaatataagCCTTGTGAaatggtgcgttatcgtggtacaagatccatgagttttctttccacaaattgggccgtttcctattCTTCATtcctctcaaacgtcgcataacttccaaataatattctttatttaccgtagaaccatttggaatgacttccgagtgcacaacaccataataatcaaagaaaacgagtagtaagactttcacttttgaccgactttgacgtggtttttttgggCCTCGGCTCGTGTGGGTAGCGCCATTCAGCTGCTTGttaactggtttgcatgtcaaactcatatacccacgtctcatctcctattatgatgcgctggataaacgttgggttcgagttcacttgctcaagcatgtcttcagccacctttttccgatgaattttttgaaagaaattctcttggaacgagtcgagcagtcacgagtctcatgcccaattgatggtgtaaaatgttgcaaattgattcgtaagctacctccctcaaacttaaatgatggttttccagcaccatttccttgactttgtcgacattttcatccgttgaagacgttgatgggcgaccagatcggagcaaatcttccacgacttctcgtccctctgcaaaagccttataccattcctagacccgtgtttttgataaaaaaaaaacactcgccataggctttctgcaacattttcaacgattcggcatacgaaatcccgttcaaaacacaaaatttaagacacattctttattcgatatttttatacatagtgAAAattgcagagcacacctgcggttgactgatataattaaatgccaaaagcaAACTAATTGACAGATGACGCTCAAActttgcgacactatagaggacagttgtaccaacatgaaCAATTGTATGACAGTATgtacttcaaaaaatcgatttttttgtaaacaaattagtttttaaaatatcggatgcttttttaagagcttcacaacttaaaatgataatatcatacaaaacaaaaatattagtcTTCTACGTTTGGCCAAGCCTAAGCGAAAAGATGAAGCAGCGGGTATAAATAATCTTATTTTGGTAGCGCCGcaaaagagctgccaaaaattGTATATGTTTGTGAAaacagtgagttataccagttttatgaggcatAACCCTACGCGCTAGCGGGacatcttgctcgataactttgttcttGCTTTcttatgcaaatttttccaaaattttgaagtgttgttctggcgttaaacgattcatgctgacttgccaaaccttattgactagaaatgtcaacacagtttggcaTTTTCAACTGTCAAACCATAGATGCTGATAtcaatagttctcatgcagctaaaaaacaccctatataacATCCTATCaaacaatagaaaaagaaagaaagaaataatttaaagggtcggataaaaatatttaaaaattcgatCAACGGAATCAAAATAATACGATTTTTGatgctatttttgttatttggaaGATAcgtttaagaaaaatttgaattactcaGCGAAATCACGATTACAGCCGTCGGCAAACATGGCACTAAAagtgtcaaaatttcattttgttttatttaagaagtcccggtggtctagagctcgaaaatttagggtattt is a genomic window of Anastrepha ludens isolate Willacy chromosome 6, idAnaLude1.1, whole genome shotgun sequence containing:
- the LOC128868679 gene encoding dystrobrevin beta isoform X1, which produces MELESSIAILQDLRLHTFDSIRFASYRTASKLRYIQKSTNLHLVDIWNVIEAFRENGLNTLEPQSEVSVARLETLVSSLYHNLNKRLPTAQQVPVDSKAGLLLNWLLAAYTSDNSGKIRVFSIKVALATMCSGKLVDKLRYIFSQISDGAGQLVPWKLGEFLREVLALPAAVYESPTFHYKDGLEEEIFPAENKVTVNDFMATLMSEPGPSCLVWLPLLHRLATVETIVHPTICSVCHKENFTGFRYRCQRCHAYQLCQECFWHGKTSLNHQNDHEVKEYSSYKSPSKQIGHSLRKSFRCVPEKTTQVLPRFPEHPEKTLNLSHIVPPSPLPSHNGFTDPPLLHGGGPGGAHSGGLLYDRSSTLDSRATGRSLDSATGASMSRMATASANDEEHRLIARYAARLAQENRAPVNAGNAENASPIGSDNSRAQRELIAQLEAKNKEIMREIARLRRQQEVEQITPENPALINELRALRQRKGELEGHLGALQDSRRQLMEQLEGLMRMLKNQQTTSPRSTPNSSPRSGKSPPMPGGGGLGGVGAVGGGANSLNVAAMHSQQGQPSPHSLMGGGRPTQQQLLQAQQTGALQAAQQQSFNTSQLEQLNQISNEVRSAFTGNTSSTFLHNPIAEINDAADNITSALSNLVNDLNAGPTPIPLQPRFIMPLDMRHVVGGESSIDGEVNHNGAAANGGTTHYNFRTDNNEDVDEEERRLFENVFQTDEEYRWLDDCERRTHNQRIMCYKHYPNFLIDDENAGFPALHEIGETIDEMQLIMHALVMKYSMSL
- the LOC128868679 gene encoding dystrobrevin beta isoform X3, with amino-acid sequence MELESSIAILQDLRLHTFDSIRFASYRTASKLRYIQKSTNLHLVDIWNVIEAFRENGLNTLEPQSEVSVARLETLVSSLYHNLNKRLPTAQQVPVDSKAGLLLNWLLAAYTSDNSGKIRVFSIKVALATMCSGKLVDKLRYIFSQISDGAGQLVPWKLGEFLREVLALPAAVYESPTFHYKDGLEEEIFPAENKVTVNDFMATLMSEPGPSCLVWLPLLHRLATVETIVHPTICSVCHKENFTGFRYRCQRCHAYQLCQECFWHGKTSLNHQNDHEVKEYSSYKSPSKQIGHSLRKSFRCVPEKTTQVLPRFPEHPEKTLNLSHIVPPSPLPSHNGFTDPPLLHGGGPGGAHSGGLLYDRSSTLDSRATGRSLDSATGASMSRMATASANDEEHRLIARYAARLAQENRAPVNAGNAENASPIGSDNSRAQRELIAQLEAKNKEIMREIARLRRQQEVEQITPENPALINELRALRQRKGELEGHLGALQDSRRQLMEQLEGLMRMLKNQQTTSPRSTPNSSPRSGKSPPMPGGGGLGGVGAVGGGANSLNVAAMHSQQGQPSPHSLMGGGRPTQQQLLQAQQTGALQAAQQQSFNTSQLEQLNQISNEVRSAFTGNTSSTFLHNPIAEINDAADNITSALSNLVNDLNAGPTPIPLQPRFIMPLDYFPNRRRKKRCNCRLSNNDL
- the LOC128868679 gene encoding dystrobrevin beta isoform X4 — encoded protein: MELESSIAILQDLRLHTFDSIRFASYRTASKLRYIQKSTNLHLVDIWNVIEAFRENGLNTLEPQSEVSVARLETLVSSLYHNLNKRLPTAQQVPVDSKAGLLLNWLLAAYTSDNSGKIRVFSIKVALATMCSGKLVDKLRYIFSQISDGAGQLVPWKLGEFLREVLALPAAVYESPTFHYKDGLEEEIFPAENKVTVNDFMATLMSEPGPSCLVWLPLLHRLATVETIVHPTICSVCHKENFTGFRYRCQRCHAYQLCQECFWHGKTSLNHQNDHEVKEYSSYKSPSKQIGHSLRKSFRCVPEKTTQVLPRFPEHPEKTLNLSHIVPPSPLPSHNGFTDPPLLHGGGPGGAHSGGLLYDRSSTLDSRATGRSLDSATGASMSRMATASANDEEHRLIARYAARLAQENRAPVNAGNAENASPIGSDNSRAQRELIAQLEAKNKEIMREIARLRRQQEVEQITPENPALINELRALRQRKGELEGHLGALQDSRRQLMEQLEGLMRMLKNQQTTSPRSTPNSSPRSGKSPPMPGGGGLGGVGAVGGGANSLNVAAMHSQQGQPSPHSLMGGGRPTQQQLLQAQQTGALQAAQQQSFNTSQLEQLNQISNEVRSAFTGNTSSNFDELQSYNNEWIVKANASNHWQEQFAQWRLQFQNE